A section of the Fibrobacter sp. UWH6 genome encodes:
- a CDS encoding DUF3261 domain-containing protein, whose product MFYSDGRSVQLLPTQAMSGSIDMAQRLEGHFAKPDGDTSSFSGDTWVRANDSILSIHLFGGFGTTIAELTYTKDSVSLSSSFIDGEKMKAEYVLADFQVCFYPFDALKNNFEKAGFEFREKVEGADFERTLLEDGNTILLVKKSGSEIELVNELRKYRYHITLSEN is encoded by the coding sequence GTGTTTTATTCCGATGGACGTTCCGTACAATTGCTGCCTACACAGGCCATGTCTGGTTCCATAGACATGGCTCAGCGTCTAGAGGGACATTTTGCAAAACCCGATGGCGATACCAGCTCTTTTTCGGGTGACACCTGGGTTCGTGCCAATGATTCCATTCTTTCGATTCACCTGTTTGGCGGTTTTGGTACGACCATTGCAGAATTGACCTATACCAAGGATTCTGTATCCCTGTCCAGTTCCTTCATCGATGGCGAAAAGATGAAGGCTGAATACGTGCTGGCGGATTTCCAGGTTTGTTTTTATCCTTTTGACGCTCTCAAGAATAATTTTGAAAAGGCTGGTTTTGAATTCCGTGAGAAGGTGGAGGGGGCTGACTTTGAACGGACCCTTCTTGAAGACGGGAATACAATCCTTCTTGTCAAAAAGTCTGGTTCCGAAATTGAACTTGTGAACGAGCTGCGAAAATACCGTTACCATATTACCCTTAGCGAAAACTGA
- a CDS encoding beta-ketoacyl synthase N-terminal-like domain-containing protein, whose protein sequence is MKRPLYINDFAFHCILGGGNMANHHEVLEKLNNAERGEFTMYDVAGVMRPAASIDPNTLPPVADKWFDNRVNRLAQAALSGINGDGLDDTIRKAVEKFGADRVGIFIGSCDNGSEASLSALRCFKETGKYPEGYVLDMQRADFPARFIAERYGIKGSILVHSTACASSASAFISARNSLYAGHCDVAIVGGVDISSLPVILGFASLEAMSDQPTNPFSANRSGLTLGDAAAFFVVTREPCPELCAEPTLKVIGCGESADADHITAPRADGMGAVQAMHAALEDAGISADQIGYVNLHGTGTRLNDSMESKAIAKVFGSEENGASVPVSSTKALTGHSLGAAGALEIAFCCMSLKNGGVLPAHLNDGVVDPAFPAVHLVAPGEIANGLKYCMSNSFAFGGCNVSLIVENG, encoded by the coding sequence ATGAAGCGTCCTTTATACATTAATGACTTTGCCTTCCACTGCATTCTTGGCGGTGGTAACATGGCCAATCACCATGAAGTTCTTGAAAAATTGAATAATGCAGAACGCGGTGAATTTACCATGTACGATGTGGCAGGCGTTATGCGGCCGGCTGCATCGATTGATCCGAATACCTTGCCTCCTGTAGCTGACAAGTGGTTCGATAATCGCGTGAACCGTTTGGCTCAGGCGGCTTTGTCTGGTATAAATGGCGACGGACTGGATGATACAATCAGGAAAGCCGTTGAAAAGTTTGGTGCAGACCGCGTAGGTATTTTTATCGGTTCCTGCGATAATGGATCTGAGGCATCCCTTTCGGCATTGCGTTGTTTTAAAGAAACGGGCAAGTATCCAGAAGGTTATGTCCTGGATATGCAGCGTGCTGATTTCCCCGCAAGGTTTATTGCGGAACGTTATGGAATCAAGGGCTCGATTCTTGTTCATTCCACAGCTTGTGCATCTAGTGCCAGCGCTTTCATTTCTGCCCGAAATAGTCTCTATGCCGGTCATTGTGACGTGGCGATTGTGGGCGGGGTGGATATTTCCTCGTTACCGGTCATTCTCGGGTTTGCATCGTTAGAAGCGATGAGCGATCAGCCTACCAATCCTTTTAGTGCAAATCGTTCAGGTCTGACCCTGGGCGATGCGGCAGCCTTCTTTGTGGTGACCAGGGAGCCTTGCCCGGAACTGTGTGCAGAGCCGACCTTGAAGGTGATTGGTTGTGGTGAAAGTGCCGATGCCGACCATATTACGGCACCCCGGGCCGATGGAATGGGTGCTGTTCAGGCGATGCATGCCGCTCTTGAAGATGCCGGAATTTCAGCGGATCAGATTGGCTATGTGAATCTGCATGGTACTGGAACCAGGTTGAACGATTCCATGGAAAGCAAGGCCATTGCCAAGGTGTTCGGCTCCGAAGAAAATGGGGCGTCTGTCCCGGTAAGTTCCACAAAGGCCTTGACCGGTCATTCTCTGGGGGCTGCCGGTGCTCTAGAGATTGCGTTCTGTTGCATGTCTCTAAAAAATGGGGGAGTGTTGCCTGCTCATCTGAATGATGGGGTGGTGGATCCGGCATTCCCTGCGGTTCATCTCGTGGCTCCTGGCGAAATTGCCAACGGGTTGAAGTATTGTATGAGCAACTCCTTTGCCTTTGGCGGATGTAACGTTTCGCTTATTGTAGAAAACGGCTAA
- a CDS encoding thioesterase family protein yields MKKIKETVEFNVEFYDVDSMQVAWHGNYVKFMEVARCALLRKIGYDYRDMTRSGYLWPVVDLHVKYIRPMVFMQRIRCEVTLTEYEVCMKLAYKFMDAETGAVLTKAESTQMAVDMNTKESLWTCPACFVDRVRTALDKED; encoded by the coding sequence ATGAAGAAAATTAAAGAAACCGTCGAATTTAATGTTGAATTTTACGATGTGGATTCTATGCAGGTGGCTTGGCATGGGAACTATGTGAAGTTCATGGAAGTGGCCCGTTGTGCCTTGCTTCGTAAAATCGGTTATGATTACAGGGATATGACCCGCAGCGGTTACCTTTGGCCTGTGGTAGATCTGCATGTGAAGTACATTCGCCCTATGGTATTTATGCAGAGAATCCGTTGCGAAGTAACCTTGACTGAATACGAAGTCTGTATGAAGCTGGCTTACAAGTTTATGGATGCCGAAACGGGTGCCGTGCTGACAAAGGCTGAAAGTACCCAGATGGCCGTGGATATGAATACGAAGGAATCCCTCTGGACTTGCCCGGCCTGCTTCGTTGATCGGGTGAGAACTGCATTGGATAAGGAAGACTGA
- a CDS encoding MMPL family transporter, translating to MGLNKKIGVSIWVVLHALLLIIGISVPWNVESDLYSVLPDSDELHHVSAAEKVLSARSIRNISVLVGHENFSIAKASAEALFASFEKDESFDEIRLHVDENAMQENRDFLFENRYVLQGSPVREMLKSGDVETLKNEALQKVYGAFSLADLNRLEQDPLLLGEQSFEYFTLNSPLMGGKFTLKEGVLTATDSANGLLESPVNYVMWSAVLSEKTPSMASKGHVLSRLDKALDSLQQVYPGLKVAKSGVPFHSYESSGNAQSEIAWISGISMALIILLLLLAFKTVFPLVATVLSITVAAATALAGTWAIFGSIHIFTFVFGTSVIGVSIDYAIHFFTSWKNGVKDVRRHIFKGLLLGFMTTELSYIALTFAEFPLLRQMAVFSLIGLASSFATITLLFPVISQPRRQGGLPALVPQKVLKVYERFPAGRNLRQILGGVFVVALLPGLYLLNVHTDMRALYSMSDELKAAEILNARLNNLGISANYFIVEGDSPEEVLQREESLALQLASAQTDSLLSGFLATSSFLPSVKTQKETWTAVQQLAPSVQSFVSELGIVSDSAFKASLATEPAYLTPESRFPSSTKSLLNMLWIGEVNGKFYSAVLPLHVSLKFDAAALTQDLPKVYAVNKMANINATLTKLSHASLLLVAVAYVIVFLVLVLVYRIRQAVRIIRAPVLACLFLAAVFGYAGIDFNFFAIVGVILTLGIGIDYALFFKEGGRRNLVTTLAVMLSACTTLISFGSLAFSSFVPVATFGLATLLGIICCFILSPFSGE from the coding sequence ATGGGTTTGAATAAGAAAATCGGTGTCTCAATTTGGGTTGTGCTTCACGCCCTTCTTTTGATTATCGGTATTTCTGTTCCCTGGAATGTGGAGTCCGATCTTTATTCGGTGTTGCCGGATTCCGATGAATTGCATCATGTAAGTGCAGCCGAAAAAGTCTTGAGCGCTCGCAGTATACGGAATATTTCGGTACTGGTGGGGCACGAGAATTTTTCTATTGCCAAGGCTTCCGCTGAAGCGCTGTTCGCGTCCTTTGAAAAAGATGAATCTTTTGATGAAATCCGTCTGCATGTAGATGAAAATGCCATGCAGGAAAACAGAGATTTTCTATTTGAAAATCGCTATGTGTTGCAGGGATCTCCTGTACGTGAAATGTTGAAGTCCGGGGATGTAGAAACCTTGAAGAACGAAGCTCTTCAGAAAGTTTATGGTGCATTCTCCCTGGCCGACTTGAATCGTCTTGAACAGGATCCGCTTTTACTTGGGGAACAGAGCTTTGAATATTTCACCCTGAATTCGCCATTGATGGGCGGCAAGTTTACCTTGAAGGAAGGGGTGCTTACCGCAACGGATTCCGCAAACGGTTTATTGGAAAGTCCCGTTAATTACGTCATGTGGAGTGCCGTCCTATCAGAAAAAACACCGTCCATGGCTTCAAAGGGACATGTTCTCTCTCGATTGGACAAAGCCTTGGATTCCCTGCAGCAGGTTTACCCTGGGCTGAAGGTAGCCAAGTCTGGCGTACCTTTCCATAGTTATGAAAGTTCTGGCAACGCCCAGTCCGAAATCGCCTGGATTTCTGGAATTTCCATGGCCTTGATCATTTTGCTTCTTCTGCTAGCCTTTAAAACCGTGTTCCCCCTTGTGGCTACTGTTTTGTCTATTACCGTGGCCGCCGCTACGGCTTTGGCTGGAACCTGGGCTATTTTCGGATCGATTCATATTTTCACTTTTGTTTTCGGCACCAGCGTCATTGGCGTGAGCATTGATTATGCCATTCATTTCTTTACCAGCTGGAAGAATGGGGTGAAGGACGTTCGCAGGCATATCTTCAAGGGACTGCTGTTGGGATTTATGACCACGGAACTCAGCTACATTGCCCTCACATTTGCTGAATTCCCTTTGTTGCGTCAGATGGCTGTGTTTTCGCTTATCGGCCTGGCAAGTTCCTTTGCGACAATTACCTTGTTGTTCCCGGTTATTTCGCAGCCTCGCCGCCAGGGAGGTTTGCCAGCCCTCGTTCCACAAAAGGTGCTGAAGGTATACGAACGTTTTCCTGCGGGTCGCAATCTTCGTCAAATTTTAGGTGGCGTATTTGTTGTGGCGTTGCTTCCGGGACTTTACCTGCTGAATGTTCATACGGATATGCGAGCTCTCTATAGCATGAGCGATGAACTGAAGGCCGCAGAAATTTTAAACGCCCGTCTTAACAACCTTGGAATTTCAGCCAACTATTTCATTGTAGAAGGCGATTCTCCTGAAGAGGTTCTCCAGCGAGAGGAATCGCTTGCTCTGCAATTGGCGTCCGCCCAAACGGATTCCCTGTTATCCGGTTTTCTGGCCACAAGCAGCTTCTTGCCTTCGGTAAAAACGCAGAAGGAAACTTGGACTGCTGTTCAACAGCTTGCTCCATCAGTGCAGTCATTTGTGTCCGAACTGGGAATCGTCAGCGATTCAGCCTTTAAGGCGAGCCTTGCTACGGAACCCGCTTACTTAACTCCCGAAAGTCGTTTCCCCTCTTCTACCAAGAGCCTTCTGAATATGTTGTGGATTGGCGAGGTGAACGGGAAATTCTACAGTGCGGTTTTACCTTTGCACGTATCTTTAAAATTTGATGCAGCTGCACTGACTCAAGACCTACCTAAAGTTTATGCCGTGAACAAGATGGCGAATATTAACGCAACCCTGACAAAACTATCCCATGCGTCTCTGTTGCTGGTAGCTGTTGCCTATGTAATTGTATTCCTGGTTCTTGTTCTTGTATACAGAATTCGTCAGGCAGTCCGCATAATTCGCGCACCTGTTCTGGCGTGCCTCTTTTTGGCTGCTGTTTTTGGGTATGCAGGAATCGATTTCAATTTCTTTGCCATTGTAGGGGTGATTCTTACCCTTGGTATCGGTATCGATTATGCCCTATTCTTCAAGGAGGGGGGGCGTAGGAATCTGGTGACCACGTTGGCGGTTATGCTTTCGGCTTGTACCACGCTGATTTCTTTTGGCAGTCTAGCCTTTAGTAGTTTTGTGCCGGTCGCCACCTTTGGCCTAGCGACCCTTCTAGGCATTATTTGTTGCTTTATTTTGTCTCCCTTTAGCGGGGAGTGA
- the fabG gene encoding 3-oxoacyl-ACP reductase FabG: MDNNKTENAKSVLVTGASGGIGLAIVEALANAGYTVVAHYNRNAAPVDALAEKIRANGGCVRTLQFDISNREQCKEVIEKDIAENGVYYGVVTNAGVCADMPFPAMTGEFWDKVIDTNLNGFYNVMFPIVMPMCRKRRGRIVTISSVSGVIGNRGQVNYSASKAGLIGATKALATELASRNITVNSVAPGIIETEMIKDAPLDMILPAVPMKRVGKPEEVAATVVFLLSDGAAYITRQVISVNGGLA; encoded by the coding sequence ATGGATAATAATAAGACTGAAAATGCTAAGAGTGTATTGGTTACTGGAGCCAGTGGCGGAATTGGACTTGCCATTGTCGAAGCCTTGGCCAATGCCGGATACACCGTGGTGGCTCATTACAATCGAAATGCGGCTCCCGTTGATGCCTTGGCCGAAAAGATTCGCGCCAATGGCGGTTGTGTTCGTACTCTGCAATTTGATATCAGCAATCGCGAGCAGTGCAAGGAAGTAATCGAAAAGGACATTGCCGAAAATGGCGTTTATTATGGCGTTGTGACCAATGCCGGTGTCTGTGCCGATATGCCTTTCCCTGCCATGACCGGCGAGTTCTGGGACAAGGTGATCGATACCAACCTGAACGGTTTTTATAATGTGATGTTCCCCATTGTAATGCCCATGTGCCGCAAGCGTCGTGGACGTATTGTGACCATTTCTTCTGTGTCTGGCGTTATCGGTAATCGTGGCCAGGTAAACTACAGCGCATCAAAGGCTGGCCTTATCGGAGCCACAAAGGCTTTGGCCACCGAACTGGCTAGCCGTAACATCACGGTGAATAGCGTCGCTCCTGGCATCATTGAAACAGAAATGATCAAGGATGCCCCTCTGGATATGATCTTGCCGGCAGTTCCCATGAAACGTGTGGGCAAACCTGAAGAAGTGGCCGCCACGGTTGTGTTCTTGCTTTCTGATGGAGCAGCCTATATTACCCGCCAGGTAATTTCTGTAAATGGAGGTTTGGCATGA
- a CDS encoding beta-ketoacyl-ACP synthase: protein MSRRVVVTGGSCISSLGMELDEIFTSLKSLKNRIVRMEDWDKYTQMNTRLAAPILYDLPEYPRKKIRGAGRVGLLALASADKAMQVAGLTGDTELLKSGRVGVAYGSSMGSVNPLMDFFSMLNPPYDCSKITATTYIRSMPQTCAVNISVFFGMTGRLITTNTACTSGSLSIGYAYEAIKYGMQDVMVAGGADELDPTESAVFDTLFATSVKNDTPELTPAAYDKDRDGLVIGEGAGTLVLEEYEHAKARGAHIYAELVGFGHNTDGDHITQPKKETMQHALELALLDSGVAPEAIGYVNGHGTATHHGDIAESWATYGAFRNRAVPLSSLKSYIGHSLGACGGIEAWLGINMMNRGWFSPNLNLKNVDPECAPLDYITGSGREMDVEYFMSNNFAFGGINTSLIFKKV from the coding sequence ATGAGTCGTAGAGTTGTCGTTACCGGTGGTTCCTGCATTTCTTCCCTCGGCATGGAACTGGATGAAATCTTCACTAGCCTAAAGTCTTTGAAGAATCGCATTGTCCGTATGGAAGATTGGGATAAGTATACCCAGATGAACACTCGTCTGGCTGCACCCATTCTTTATGACTTGCCGGAATACCCCCGCAAGAAAATCCGTGGTGCCGGTCGCGTGGGACTCCTGGCTTTGGCCTCTGCCGACAAGGCAATGCAGGTGGCTGGCCTCACTGGCGATACCGAACTTTTAAAGTCTGGCCGAGTGGGTGTGGCTTACGGTTCTTCTATGGGTAGCGTCAATCCTCTGATGGATTTCTTCTCCATGTTGAATCCTCCCTACGATTGCTCCAAGATTACAGCTACCACTTATATCCGCTCTATGCCCCAGACTTGCGCCGTGAATATCAGCGTGTTCTTTGGCATGACTGGACGTCTGATTACCACCAATACCGCATGCACCAGCGGAAGCCTTTCTATCGGTTACGCTTACGAAGCCATTAAGTATGGCATGCAGGATGTGATGGTGGCTGGCGGTGCCGACGAACTGGATCCTACAGAATCAGCAGTCTTTGATACCTTGTTCGCAACTAGCGTCAAGAACGATACTCCGGAACTGACTCCTGCCGCCTATGACAAGGATCGTGACGGTCTGGTCATTGGCGAAGGTGCCGGTACCTTGGTGCTTGAAGAATATGAACACGCCAAGGCCCGTGGCGCGCACATCTATGCAGAACTGGTGGGCTTCGGTCACAATACCGATGGCGACCACATTACCCAGCCCAAGAAAGAAACCATGCAGCATGCCCTGGAACTTGCTCTTCTGGATTCCGGTGTTGCTCCCGAAGCCATTGGCTACGTGAACGGTCATGGCACTGCTACCCATCATGGAGATATTGCCGAAAGCTGGGCCACTTACGGTGCCTTCAGGAATCGGGCCGTTCCTCTATCCAGTCTCAAGAGCTACATCGGTCACTCCCTCGGTGCCTGTGGCGGCATTGAAGCCTGGCTTGGCATCAACATGATGAATCGTGGCTGGTTCAGCCCCAATCTTAACTTGAAGAACGTGGATCCGGAATGCGCTCCCCTGGATTACATTACCGGTTCCGGTCGCGAAATGGATGTGGAATACTTTATGTCCAACAACTTCGCTTTCGGCGGTATTAATACTTCGCTGATTTTCAAGAAGGTCTAA
- the hutH gene encoding histidine ammonia-lyase, translated as METVVVGSRKLTVEDVVAIAKKQVNVELDSSEAFQRMIDAGAEFLDKALAEHGGIYGVTTGYGDSCTQVLPPEHYYQLPINLTRFHGCGMGNYFDPETTRAIMVVRMNTLAQGYSGVSYALLKIMMTFLQNDILPLIPQEGSVGASGDLTPLSYLAGAVIGERKVLYKGEVRESLDVMNELGITPHKFRPKEAIAIMNGTAAMNAVACMAFSRAQYLSDLACRITALITVAMKGNAYHFYKRLFEVKPHPGLMKAAKKIRHGLNLAEANNVVPEKIQDPYSLRCAPHIIGLFYDSENLLRQLIEVELNSANDNPIVDPVTHNIFHGGHFYGGHICLAMDTLKNIVANVADLLDRQMAMIVDIKFNRNLPPNLAGSKGDYDINHGFKAVQIGVSSWTAEALHLTMPMSVFSRSTECHNQDKVSMGTIASRDCIRILELSEQVAAAVLLASAQAVRIRFERGEISADRMINLQNTYDQVFSKFAPLECDRQLEGDLRNTLELIRQKFYAV; from the coding sequence GGTCAATGTTGAACTGGATAGTTCCGAAGCCTTCCAGAGAATGATTGATGCCGGCGCAGAATTCCTGGATAAGGCTCTGGCTGAACATGGTGGCATCTATGGCGTAACGACTGGTTACGGTGATTCCTGTACTCAGGTCCTGCCTCCGGAACATTACTACCAGCTTCCCATTAACCTGACTCGTTTTCATGGTTGTGGTATGGGAAACTATTTTGATCCTGAAACCACCCGCGCCATCATGGTGGTGCGTATGAATACCTTGGCACAGGGTTATTCCGGTGTCAGCTATGCTCTCCTCAAGATCATGATGACCTTCCTGCAGAACGACATTCTTCCTCTGATTCCTCAGGAAGGTTCCGTGGGCGCCAGCGGCGATTTGACTCCGCTGTCTTATTTGGCCGGTGCTGTAATCGGTGAACGTAAGGTGCTGTACAAGGGCGAAGTTCGTGAATCTCTAGACGTGATGAATGAACTGGGTATTACCCCTCACAAGTTCCGTCCCAAGGAAGCAATCGCCATTATGAATGGTACCGCCGCCATGAACGCCGTGGCCTGCATGGCATTCTCTCGTGCCCAGTATCTGTCTGACCTGGCTTGTCGAATTACTGCCTTGATTACTGTTGCCATGAAGGGCAATGCCTACCATTTCTACAAGCGCCTCTTCGAAGTTAAACCTCATCCGGGGCTGATGAAGGCCGCCAAGAAAATTCGCCATGGCTTGAATCTGGCCGAGGCCAACAATGTGGTTCCCGAAAAAATTCAGGACCCTTATTCTCTTCGCTGTGCTCCCCATATTATCGGACTTTTCTACGATTCCGAAAATTTGCTGCGTCAGTTGATTGAAGTGGAATTGAACAGCGCTAACGACAATCCCATTGTGGATCCGGTAACCCACAATATTTTCCACGGCGGTCATTTCTATGGTGGACATATCTGTCTGGCTATGGATACCTTGAAGAATATTGTGGCCAATGTGGCTGATCTTCTGGATCGTCAGATGGCCATGATTGTAGACATCAAGTTCAATCGCAACTTGCCGCCGAACTTGGCTGGCTCTAAGGGTGATTACGATATTAATCACGGTTTCAAGGCTGTTCAGATTGGCGTCTCTTCCTGGACCGCAGAAGCGCTGCACCTGACAATGCCCATGAGCGTCTTTAGCCGATCTACCGAATGTCATAATCAGGATAAGGTTAGCATGGGTACAATTGCGTCCCGTGACTGTATCCGCATTCTGGAACTTTCTGAACAGGTGGCTGCTGCTGTACTGTTGGCCTCTGCCCAGGCTGTGCGCATTCGGTTTGAACGTGGCGAAATTTCCGCAGACCGCATGATCAATCTTCAGAACACCTACGATCAGGTCTTCTCTAAGTTTGCTCCCCTGGAATGTGATCGCCAGCTGGAAGGTGATCTCCGCAACACCTTGGAACTGATCCGTCAGAAATTCTACGCAGTTTAA
- a CDS encoding TIGR01212 family radical SAM protein (This family includes YhcC from E. coli K-12, an uncharacterized radical SAM protein.) codes for MNYTPYRDLLAKLFPNYLKVRKLPLNGGMNCPNLDGTKGFSGCSYCNNRSFSPVFDQAKVSIQEQLEKFVPKLRDKYPNAGILAYLQPYTNTHAPLEHLKGIIGPIIKHPEIAGLAIGTRPDCLEQDKVDYLASLNKKKPIIVEIGLQTASDLTLAGINRRHTLAEFEDAVTRCQAAGLCVTTHVIVGLPGETMDDFKRTAQVVRDLHLAAVKIHPLHIVVGTAMAEDYANGQITLLTFEEYCDAVAEMIKIIGTETAIERFSGESPSELLIAPNWCGERDKIIALVNKKLEG; via the coding sequence ATGAACTACACGCCTTACCGTGACTTGTTAGCAAAATTGTTCCCGAACTACCTAAAAGTGAGGAAACTTCCTCTTAACGGAGGCATGAACTGTCCTAATTTGGACGGTACCAAGGGTTTTTCGGGCTGTTCTTACTGCAACAATCGCAGTTTCAGCCCTGTTTTTGACCAAGCCAAGGTCAGCATCCAGGAACAACTGGAAAAATTCGTGCCGAAACTGAGGGACAAGTACCCCAACGCCGGTATTTTGGCTTATCTGCAGCCTTATACAAATACCCACGCACCCCTGGAACACTTAAAGGGGATTATCGGCCCCATCATCAAGCATCCGGAAATTGCCGGTCTCGCCATCGGAACCCGCCCCGATTGCCTGGAACAGGACAAGGTGGACTACCTGGCGTCTCTAAACAAGAAGAAGCCCATAATCGTGGAAATCGGACTGCAGACAGCCAGCGACTTGACATTGGCTGGCATTAATCGTAGACATACTCTGGCGGAATTCGAAGACGCAGTCACCCGTTGCCAGGCAGCAGGTCTCTGCGTGACGACCCATGTCATCGTAGGCCTCCCCGGCGAAACCATGGACGACTTCAAGCGCACGGCCCAAGTGGTTCGCGACCTGCATCTGGCCGCCGTGAAAATTCACCCCCTGCATATCGTGGTGGGAACAGCCATGGCCGAGGATTACGCCAACGGACAGATTACCCTCCTGACATTCGAGGAATACTGCGACGCCGTTGCAGAAATGATCAAGATTATCGGAACCGAAACAGCCATCGAACGTTTTAGCGGTGAAAGCCCCAGCGAACTGCTGATCGCCCCCAACTGGTGTGGCGAAAGGGACAAGATTATCGCGCTGGTAAATAAAAAACTGGAAGGCTAA
- a CDS encoding thioester dehydrase — MIEEFKTRDSVSELVPHKGKMLLLDRVQSYSLEEISISTEIDIRKDCMFYDENLGGVPAWIAFEYMAQSISALSGIYGRSKGEKPKVGFIMSVSSFKTDIPVFKTGDTVVVKVRQTIRMDMAVTFDGSASVDGKQVVAATLNTVEVPDPKASLGL; from the coding sequence ATGATTGAAGAATTCAAGACAAGAGACTCCGTCAGTGAACTTGTGCCCCACAAGGGTAAAATGCTTCTTCTGGACCGAGTCCAGAGCTATAGCCTAGAAGAGATTTCCATATCCACGGAAATTGATATTCGCAAGGACTGCATGTTCTATGATGAAAATCTAGGCGGTGTGCCCGCCTGGATTGCCTTTGAATATATGGCGCAGAGTATTTCCGCTCTGTCGGGAATTTATGGACGTTCCAAAGGCGAAAAACCGAAGGTCGGTTTTATTATGAGCGTGTCTAGTTTCAAGACTGATATTCCTGTGTTTAAGACGGGGGATACTGTCGTGGTAAAAGTTCGCCAGACCATCCGCATGGATATGGCGGTAACATTTGATGGATCCGCTTCGGTAGACGGAAAGCAGGTCGTTGCTGCAACGTTGAATACCGTAGAGGTTCCTGATCCCAAGGCGTCCTTGGGTTTGTGA
- a CDS encoding outer membrane lipoprotein carrier protein LolA yields the protein MKFLDKFAYSVFCLMVSATFALGAVFDHPVNDGSRKQLTAALEQMTSHGIVYGNFKQTKSIKKLNRDFVSTGNFMISSKYGISWNTLKPFASLMMVTQSGIFQQAGKGPIKKISSQENPVFAEFSRTIQAVFSGNCQELEKNFSVYFEKAGKNVVIGLVPREPAVRKVIESIVLEGSSSLDKMSISDGEGNPVVYELSDQKQMSESQMDSLISAEENVPVRIYKTLRDNP from the coding sequence ATGAAATTCCTGGACAAGTTTGCCTATTCCGTTTTTTGTTTGATGGTTTCCGCGACTTTTGCTTTGGGCGCAGTCTTTGATCATCCTGTAAATGACGGATCCCGCAAGCAATTAACTGCAGCCCTTGAACAGATGACTTCCCATGGAATTGTCTATGGAAACTTCAAACAGACGAAGTCCATCAAGAAGCTGAACCGCGATTTCGTTTCTACGGGGAACTTCATGATTTCCAGCAAGTATGGAATTTCGTGGAACACCCTGAAACCTTTTGCCTCCTTGATGATGGTGACTCAGAGCGGAATTTTCCAGCAGGCGGGAAAGGGACCTATCAAGAAAATTTCTTCCCAGGAAAATCCGGTCTTTGCCGAATTTTCTAGGACGATACAAGCGGTCTTTTCTGGCAACTGTCAGGAGCTAGAGAAAAATTTCTCGGTGTATTTTGAGAAAGCAGGAAAGAACGTGGTGATTGGCCTCGTGCCTCGCGAACCAGCTGTTCGTAAGGTTATCGAGAGCATTGTTCTTGAAGGCTCCTCAAGTCTTGACAAGATGAGCATTTCCGACGGGGAAGGCAACCCTGTTGTGTATGAACTTTCTGACCAGAAGCAGATGAGTGAATCCCAGATGGATTCGCTAATTTCTGCAGAAGAAAACGTTCCGGTCAGGATCTATAAAACTCTTAGAGATAATCCGTAA